One segment of Candidatus Nitrospira nitrosa DNA contains the following:
- a CDS encoding NupC/NupG family nucleoside CNT transporter, producing the protein MTVEEWSYRLLACIGFVTIALLAWVTGKRDRPNWTTIGGSAALAWGLGTLSFWFPGSRWFWSTLNDMVVAVLTASQKGTVFLLGPLTLGPGQTLPDGTVSIGFILAAQALPAVVFFSALMAGLYYTGVMQTIVRLFARLFYRTMGLSGAESLSGAANIFVGIEAGLIVRPYLADLTRSELLLVLTCMMATVASTVMGIYVSALQHVIPQIGGHLISASIISIPCAVLISKLTIPEDGQPMTLGGVPTIPSSDDAAIPPPSNLIVALIDGAGQGMKMAVGIATLLIVFLGLEALVDLALAQLPMINGAPFSLSRVLAWLTWPFAILLGLRPEEWQIGADLLGSRFIETEVAAYFKLAAVQSASPPPLSPRSLTAMTYALCGFVHVASMGIFVGGISALVPHRAKDISLLGLRALWTAFLTTLLTGCIAGVLASS; encoded by the coding sequence ATGACGGTGGAGGAATGGTCCTATCGCCTTCTTGCGTGCATCGGTTTCGTCACGATTGCGTTGCTGGCCTGGGTAACGGGGAAGCGCGATCGACCAAACTGGACGACTATCGGGGGCAGCGCTGCCTTGGCCTGGGGACTCGGCACCCTGTCCTTTTGGTTCCCAGGCTCCCGCTGGTTCTGGAGTACTCTCAACGACATGGTGGTCGCGGTGCTCACCGCCTCGCAAAAAGGAACGGTGTTTCTTCTTGGACCTCTCACACTTGGTCCCGGCCAGACGTTGCCGGATGGGACGGTTTCAATCGGCTTTATCCTGGCGGCGCAAGCGCTGCCGGCCGTCGTGTTCTTTTCCGCATTGATGGCGGGGCTGTACTATACGGGGGTCATGCAAACGATCGTGCGCCTGTTTGCCCGACTCTTTTACCGAACCATGGGCTTATCGGGAGCAGAGTCTCTCTCCGGCGCCGCGAATATCTTCGTGGGCATCGAGGCAGGCCTGATTGTCCGTCCCTATCTCGCCGATCTGACGCGATCGGAACTACTCTTGGTGCTCACGTGCATGATGGCGACCGTGGCGAGCACAGTCATGGGCATCTACGTGTCAGCGCTCCAGCATGTGATACCTCAGATCGGTGGGCATCTGATTTCCGCGTCGATCATTTCGATTCCTTGTGCCGTACTCATCAGTAAACTCACCATTCCAGAAGATGGACAGCCCATGACGCTGGGCGGAGTGCCTACTATTCCTTCATCCGACGATGCAGCAATCCCACCGCCCTCCAACCTCATTGTCGCCTTGATCGATGGGGCCGGGCAGGGGATGAAAATGGCGGTCGGCATTGCTACGTTGCTGATCGTGTTTCTTGGATTGGAGGCGTTGGTCGATTTGGCGCTGGCACAGCTTCCTATGATCAACGGAGCGCCGTTCTCTCTCTCACGGGTCCTCGCCTGGCTGACCTGGCCATTCGCTATTCTCCTCGGTCTTCGCCCTGAGGAGTGGCAGATCGGCGCAGACTTGCTAGGTTCGCGGTTTATCGAGACGGAAGTCGCGGCCTATTTCAAATTGGCCGCGGTACAATCCGCGTCTCCACCACCGCTCTCCCCACGATCCCTCACGGCCATGACCTATGCCCTCTGCGGATTCGTGCATGTGGCGAGCATGGGCATCTTTGTCGGCGGCATCTCCGCCCTGGTGCCGCATCGGGCAAAAGATATTTCGCTGCTGGGACTGCGCGCCTTATGGACCGCCTTTTTGACAACGCTGTTGACCGGTTGTATTGCTGGTGTTCTCGCATCGTCCTAA
- a CDS encoding DUF1269 domain-containing protein, giving the protein MSELVCIAFKDSSTADRVLNELRAMESKYVLDLEDAVIVIRDMDGKVHLKQCVDVFGGATTHGVALGMLWGGLIGLLFFNPLAGLLGSLAGGASGGAVSMGASEFGLLSDYGIPDQFIKDLGSTIQRGTSAIFLLIRNADQDKLLTGFARYEGTILKTSLSKEQEEKLRAALTHQHKQKIAKG; this is encoded by the coding sequence ATGAGTGAACTAGTTTGCATCGCCTTTAAGGACTCCAGCACAGCCGACCGCGTACTCAACGAACTGCGCGCCATGGAATCGAAGTATGTCCTCGACCTGGAAGACGCCGTCATCGTCATTCGCGATATGGACGGCAAGGTCCACCTGAAGCAATGCGTCGATGTGTTCGGGGGGGCCACCACTCATGGTGTCGCGCTAGGCATGTTATGGGGAGGGTTGATAGGTTTGTTGTTCTTTAACCCCCTTGCAGGCTTGTTGGGAAGCCTCGCAGGCGGAGCCAGCGGCGGAGCGGTCTCTATGGGAGCCAGTGAATTTGGCCTCCTGAGCGACTATGGGATTCCCGATCAGTTCATCAAGGATTTGGGGAGCACGATCCAGCGAGGCACGTCCGCGATTTTTCTCCTGATCAGGAATGCAGACCAAGACAAGCTGCTGACAGGCTTCGCCCGGTATGAGGGAACAATTCTGAAGACATCTCTCAGCAAGGAACAGGAAGAAAAGCTGCGGGCAGCCCTGACACACCAGCACAAACAAAAGATCGCCAAGGGGTAA
- a CDS encoding dicarboxylate/amino acid:cation symporter translates to MDDHDSDKPSARSRGIGLIERWQNIPLYGRIVIALVFGVITGLLLGSHAASLAMPGKLVLRLLGALAPALILAAIVHTFMTTQLDGPLAARLPRLLLLNTLVAIIVGLTVANVIQPGREAGLAPSSAPEDTAKTANPLVLFLENVPKSLLGPLGDDGKVIGVIFIAVAFGIALRKERERPLGTVGHFVELFLESLIKILHWIIAVVPLAVFGIVASIVGTEGFVQFKALGIFVVSVLLALAIQAAYYLVRIRFGSWVSPGQLLRGGRDALLMAFSTASSTATMPITYASLKDKVGLREQSASMGALVGANFNNDGTALYEAMAALFIAQMIGVDLSVQQQLMVVLTSIIASVGAAGIPEAGLVTMTMVLTAVGLPVEYIPVLLTVDWFLDRCRTAINVMGDMNVSCLLDGKQKEEA, encoded by the coding sequence GTGGACGATCACGATTCGGATAAACCGAGTGCTAGGTCACGGGGCATCGGTCTGATTGAGCGGTGGCAAAATATTCCGCTCTACGGACGCATCGTGATTGCCTTGGTGTTTGGTGTCATCACCGGGTTGCTGCTTGGTAGCCATGCAGCTTCGCTGGCGATGCCGGGGAAATTGGTGTTGCGCCTGCTGGGTGCGCTTGCGCCGGCGTTGATCTTGGCGGCAATTGTGCACACATTCATGACAACACAGCTGGATGGGCCACTCGCGGCGAGGCTCCCACGGTTGTTACTGCTGAATACGTTAGTCGCGATCATCGTCGGCCTCACTGTCGCGAACGTGATTCAACCAGGGCGGGAGGCTGGACTTGCGCCGTCATCTGCACCTGAGGACACGGCGAAGACTGCCAATCCGCTCGTCCTCTTCCTTGAGAATGTGCCCAAGAGTCTGCTGGGGCCGCTCGGTGATGATGGCAAGGTAATCGGTGTGATCTTTATTGCGGTGGCCTTTGGCATAGCGCTTCGTAAGGAACGGGAGCGTCCTCTTGGAACCGTAGGCCATTTTGTCGAGCTCTTCCTGGAATCACTGATCAAGATTTTGCATTGGATCATCGCAGTCGTCCCGCTGGCGGTCTTTGGCATCGTCGCCAGCATCGTGGGGACGGAAGGGTTTGTACAGTTCAAAGCGCTGGGGATCTTTGTTGTAAGTGTTTTGCTGGCGCTTGCGATTCAGGCGGCTTATTACCTGGTTCGTATCCGTTTTGGTTCGTGGGTGTCGCCCGGACAATTGCTGCGGGGTGGGCGCGATGCGCTGCTGATGGCCTTTTCCACGGCCAGCTCCACTGCCACGATGCCCATAACCTACGCGTCGCTTAAAGATAAGGTGGGCTTGCGGGAGCAGTCCGCCAGTATGGGGGCGTTGGTTGGGGCGAATTTCAATAACGACGGCACGGCGCTTTACGAGGCGATGGCAGCTTTGTTCATCGCTCAGATGATCGGGGTGGATCTGAGTGTTCAACAGCAACTGATGGTCGTGCTCACGAGCATTATCGCCTCGGTCGGCGCCGCTGGCATTCCCGAAGCGGGTCTTGTGACGATGACCATGGTGCTTACTGCTGTTGGGTTACCGGTCGAATACATTCCGGTCCTGCTCACGGTGGACTGGTTTCTCGATCGCTGTCGCACGGCGATCAACGTCATGGGCGATATGAACGTCAGTTGTCTGTTGGATGGGAAGCAGAAGGAGGAGGCCTAG
- a CDS encoding DUF2971 domain-containing protein, translating into MDGSTHMPLSPQDQDRLTQIFFPRSEIKKEEVMSAGCRFVYYTTADTATKILRSRQIWLRNTAVMNDYSEVQYGFQCLNDAYKAEPGENFNTALNACFQGLADEVRDLFNGWLPIIFDDTYLTCVSQHLPEENEHGRLSMWRAYGCGTGIALVINGAVMFGNTQVLEVFSSPVLYERPETVAEQLNQVAKNITNDLGFLRDLGREHLKSAVFNMFLFGILCTKHPGFHEEREWRVIASPQIFPTPHCTFAIEVIQGTPQRVLKLDLKNHTEQGLVGLAIPDLIDRIIIGPCQFPAIIRQAFLDLLQETGVPDAGRKIVVSDIPLRQA; encoded by the coding sequence ATGGATGGTAGCACCCATATGCCTCTCTCGCCCCAAGATCAAGATCGACTTACTCAGATATTTTTCCCGCGCAGCGAGATCAAAAAGGAAGAGGTGATGTCTGCTGGTTGTCGTTTTGTTTACTACACTACCGCTGATACTGCGACTAAGATCCTTAGGAGCAGACAAATCTGGCTACGAAACACAGCCGTCATGAATGACTATTCCGAAGTCCAGTATGGATTTCAGTGCTTAAACGATGCGTACAAAGCAGAGCCTGGCGAGAACTTCAATACAGCTCTTAATGCTTGTTTCCAAGGGCTGGCTGACGAAGTTAGGGACCTCTTTAATGGCTGGTTGCCGATTATTTTTGATGATACTTACCTCACATGCGTATCACAGCACCTACCTGAAGAAAATGAACATGGACGGCTCTCTATGTGGAGAGCATATGGGTGCGGTACCGGTATTGCGTTGGTTATCAATGGCGCCGTTATGTTCGGTAACACGCAGGTTCTAGAAGTCTTCTCAAGCCCTGTATTGTATGAACGGCCAGAAACTGTTGCAGAACAACTCAATCAAGTCGCAAAAAACATTACTAATGATCTAGGCTTTTTGAGAGACCTTGGTCGTGAGCATCTGAAGAGCGCGGTATTCAACATGTTCCTGTTTGGAATTTTATGCACAAAGCACCCAGGATTTCACGAAGAGCGAGAGTGGCGAGTAATCGCATCGCCTCAAATATTCCCAACACCGCACTGTACATTTGCCATTGAGGTTATTCAGGGAACTCCTCAACGAGTCTTGAAGTTAGACCTCAAGAATCATACAGAGCAAGGCCTGGTTGGCCTTGCCATCCCAGACCTTATAGATAGAATCATAATCGGACCATGCCAATTCCCTGCAATCATTCGTCAGGCATTTCTTGATCTGCTTCAAGAGACAGGCGTGCCAGATGCTGGCAGGAAAATCGTAGTCTCAGATATCCCTCTAAGACAAGCGTAG
- a CDS encoding cytochrome c-type biogenesis protein, with protein sequence MNIQWTALIVALFLSGPVWAGEARPLADDPASEARLKHLAVELRCLVCQNQTLADSNAPLAEDLRREVREMIAKNMSDQEIIEFLTARYGDFVLYRPPLKASTTLLWVGPFLLVIVGATALIITLRRRAGKVVDVPVTEDEHRRVEQLLAEGGKRS encoded by the coding sequence ATGAACATACAATGGACCGCACTCATCGTCGCTCTGTTCCTGTCCGGGCCAGTATGGGCTGGTGAAGCCAGGCCGTTGGCTGATGACCCGGCGAGTGAAGCGCGACTTAAACATCTTGCCGTCGAACTGCGCTGCCTGGTGTGCCAGAACCAGACTCTGGCCGATTCCAATGCCCCGCTTGCCGAAGATCTTCGTCGAGAAGTGCGGGAAATGATCGCGAAGAACATGAGCGATCAGGAGATCATCGAATTTCTGACGGCGCGGTACGGCGACTTTGTCCTGTATCGGCCGCCACTCAAAGCCTCGACGACACTTCTGTGGGTCGGGCCGTTTCTCTTGGTGATCGTTGGCGCAACCGCCTTGATCATCACGCTACGGCGTCGGGCAGGCAAGGTGGTTGATGTGCCGGTCACGGAAGATGAGCATCGACGGGTCGAACAGTTGCTGGCTGAAGGAGGAAAGCGCTCATGA
- a CDS encoding heme lyase CcmF/NrfE family subunit, giving the protein MIPEIGHFALILALCVAVVQGILPIYGAAVGNSALMAVAKPAARGQFFLVLTAFGCLAYAFAEKDFSVLYVAATSNSQLPLHYRLAAIWGAHEGSLLLWTFILTIWMFAVTLFSAHLPESTRSRILGVMGLVSIGFLLFMLTVSNPFERLIPAAAEGRDLNPLLQDPGMVIHPPMLYMGYVGFSVAFAFAIAALLGGNLDAAWARWSRPWTTVAWCFLTVGIAMGSGWAYYELGWGGWWFWDPVENASFMPWLAGTALVHSLAVTDKRGGFKVWTVLLAIMAFSLSLLGTFLVRSGVLTSVHAFATDPKRGMFILVFLAVVIGGSLALYAWRAPRVGLGGSFASVSREGMLLANNVLLVAAMGSVLLGTLYPLFLDALDLGKISVGPPYFDSVFVPLMAPAIFLMGIGPLAQWKKASVPDLTKRLRWAFGVSVVTAITLPIAMGNWTPLLSLGLLLAIWIFTTAVVSLRERLTHVTGDSLMGRLASVPRSYWGMIVAHCGIAVFIVGVTMVKGFETEKDVRMNVGETATINDYTFRFDGAQDVVGPNYTAARGSFLVSRDGREATVLYPEKRRYTAQNQIMTEAAIDPGLLRDLYVSLGEPLDDGAWSVRLYHKPFIDWIWGGCFIMALGGVLAISDRRYRIAWRRQEQDVPASNRAARRKVA; this is encoded by the coding sequence ATGATTCCAGAGATCGGTCATTTTGCGTTGATTCTTGCACTGTGCGTTGCCGTGGTGCAGGGCATTCTTCCTATCTACGGTGCGGCGGTCGGGAACTCGGCGTTGATGGCCGTGGCCAAGCCGGCTGCGCGCGGGCAGTTTTTCCTGGTGCTGACCGCGTTCGGTTGTCTTGCGTACGCCTTTGCTGAGAAGGATTTCTCTGTCCTCTACGTCGCGGCCACAAGTAACTCTCAGCTCCCGCTCCATTATCGTCTGGCGGCTATCTGGGGTGCGCATGAGGGGTCGCTGCTCTTATGGACCTTCATTCTGACCATCTGGATGTTTGCGGTGACGCTGTTCTCCGCTCATCTTCCCGAGTCCACGCGATCTCGTATTCTTGGCGTGATGGGCCTCGTCAGTATCGGATTTCTTTTGTTCATGCTGACAGTTTCCAACCCATTCGAGCGGCTGATTCCAGCTGCTGCTGAGGGGCGTGACCTCAATCCGCTCTTGCAGGATCCAGGCATGGTGATCCATCCACCGATGCTGTACATGGGGTATGTCGGGTTCTCGGTGGCCTTTGCCTTCGCCATTGCCGCCCTGTTGGGCGGAAATCTCGATGCAGCCTGGGCTCGCTGGTCTCGCCCATGGACGACTGTCGCGTGGTGCTTTCTCACGGTCGGTATTGCGATGGGCAGTGGTTGGGCCTATTACGAGTTGGGTTGGGGTGGGTGGTGGTTCTGGGATCCGGTTGAGAATGCGTCGTTCATGCCGTGGTTAGCCGGCACGGCCTTGGTGCACTCGCTAGCCGTCACCGACAAGCGAGGTGGGTTCAAGGTCTGGACCGTGCTGCTCGCCATCATGGCATTTTCGTTGAGTCTTCTTGGGACATTCCTCGTCCGGTCCGGTGTGCTGACTTCCGTGCATGCCTTTGCCACAGATCCTAAGCGCGGCATGTTCATTTTGGTGTTCTTAGCTGTCGTCATCGGCGGGTCGCTCGCGCTCTATGCTTGGCGGGCACCGCGTGTCGGATTGGGAGGCAGTTTCGCGTCAGTGTCGCGTGAAGGGATGTTGCTCGCGAACAACGTGCTGCTGGTGGCGGCGATGGGCTCGGTGCTGTTAGGAACGCTCTACCCCTTGTTCTTGGATGCGCTGGACCTCGGAAAGATCTCCGTCGGGCCGCCGTATTTTGACTCGGTGTTTGTTCCGTTGATGGCTCCGGCAATTTTCTTGATGGGAATCGGTCCCCTTGCTCAGTGGAAAAAAGCCAGTGTGCCAGATCTGACCAAGCGCCTGCGGTGGGCGTTCGGTGTGAGTGTGGTCACGGCGATCACATTGCCGATTGCCATGGGCAATTGGACGCCCTTGCTCAGCCTTGGCCTCTTACTGGCGATTTGGATCTTCACCACGGCCGTGGTGTCGTTACGAGAACGGTTGACGCATGTCACCGGCGATAGCCTCATGGGGCGGTTAGCATCTGTCCCTAGATCCTACTGGGGGATGATTGTGGCCCATTGCGGTATCGCGGTCTTTATCGTCGGGGTGACGATGGTGAAGGGGTTTGAGACGGAAAAAGATGTGCGGATGAACGTTGGAGAAACGGCGACGATCAATGACTACACGTTCCGATTCGATGGCGCACAGGATGTTGTTGGCCCGAATTACACCGCGGCTCGTGGGAGCTTCTTGGTGAGTCGTGATGGCCGAGAGGCGACGGTTCTCTATCCTGAAAAACGTCGGTATACGGCTCAGAATCAGATCATGACGGAAGCGGCGATCGATCCCGGGTTGTTACGGGATCTGTATGTGTCATTGGGGGAGCCGCTTGATGACGGAGCTTGGAGCGTGCGGCTCTACCATAAGCCGTTTATTGACTGGATTTGGGGCGGGTGCTTTATTATGGCCCTTGGCGGAGTGCTCGCCATCAGTGATCGCCGGTATCGTATCGCTTGGCGTCGGCAAGAGCAAGATGTGCCTGCGTCTAATCGGGCGGCAAGGCGAAAAGTGGCATGA
- the ccmB gene encoding heme exporter protein CcmB, translating to MWDSISGIIRRDLLLAMRRWSDAAMSVFFLVIVVSLFPLGVGPEPAVLRTIAPGVLWVAALLTCLLSLSRVFTPDYLDGVLEQMVLVPQPLSLLVLGKVLAHWVISGLPVVLLSPLLGLQFGLEGEALGVLVLSLLLGTPTLSMIGAIGAALVLGVRGSGLLVALLVLPLYVPVLIFGAGAVTSSMAGTGGEANLSLLGACLVLSLFLAPWATAAALRIALE from the coding sequence ATGTGGGACTCGATCAGTGGAATCATCCGGCGGGACCTGCTGTTGGCCATGCGACGCTGGTCAGATGCCGCGATGTCGGTCTTTTTCCTGGTGATTGTCGTGAGCCTGTTTCCTTTGGGAGTCGGGCCCGAGCCGGCTGTCTTGCGGACCATTGCCCCAGGTGTGCTGTGGGTCGCGGCCTTGTTGACGTGTCTGTTGTCGCTTAGCCGCGTGTTTACCCCGGATTATCTAGACGGGGTACTTGAACAAATGGTCCTGGTTCCCCAACCGTTGTCGCTCCTGGTGTTGGGGAAGGTGTTGGCCCACTGGGTGATCTCCGGGCTCCCCGTTGTGCTGCTTTCACCGCTTCTGGGATTACAGTTCGGCCTGGAGGGGGAGGCGCTGGGGGTACTGGTATTGTCGCTCTTGCTTGGGACGCCCACGTTGAGTATGATTGGTGCGATCGGCGCCGCGTTGGTCCTTGGCGTGCGGGGGAGTGGTCTACTGGTTGCCCTCCTGGTGCTCCCACTCTACGTTCCAGTCTTGATCTTCGGGGCCGGCGCCGTGACCAGCAGTATGGCTGGGACCGGCGGCGAAGCAAACTTGTCGCTGCTCGGCGCCTGTCTGGTGCTCTCGCTCTTTCTGGCACCCTGGGCCACGGCAGCGGCATTACGTATCGCTTTAGAGTAA
- the ccmE gene encoding cytochrome c maturation protein CcmE produces the protein MKPRHKRFAFIGLGLVVVVVATWLVMNALKSNLSLFHTPTEVANGDVPKGRPFRIGGMVEDGSLKREGDGLTVHFVVTDTAKRVPVTYKGILPDLFKEGKGAVAQGQLAPDGTFVASEVLAKHDENYMPPEAAAAMAKAKASGAQQSKSLVVPEGRKDSL, from the coding sequence ATGAAACCGCGGCATAAACGGTTTGCATTTATCGGGTTGGGTCTCGTGGTAGTGGTTGTGGCCACTTGGTTGGTGATGAATGCATTGAAGAGTAATCTTTCGCTCTTTCACACGCCCACCGAGGTGGCAAACGGCGACGTGCCGAAAGGCCGACCCTTCCGGATCGGAGGGATGGTCGAAGACGGCAGCCTCAAGCGTGAGGGCGATGGTCTCACCGTCCACTTTGTGGTGACGGATACGGCGAAGCGCGTGCCCGTGACCTACAAGGGAATATTGCCGGACCTGTTCAAAGAAGGGAAGGGCGCCGTTGCACAGGGTCAGTTGGCGCCTGACGGCACCTTTGTGGCCAGTGAGGTGCTGGCGAAACATGATGAAAACTATATGCCGCCTGAAGCGGCCGCAGCGATGGCTAAGGCGAAGGCTTCCGGGGCCCAGCAAAGCAAATCGCTCGTGGTTCCTGAAGGTAGGAAAGATTCACTATGA
- the ccmA gene encoding cytochrome c biogenesis heme-transporting ATPase CcmA: MLQAVGLSCRRGERRLFSDLNVQVERGKLLAVVGENGSGKTSLLRIFSSLLPPEDGSVRWEGQDIQQLKELYSGQLMYLGHLNGIKDDLTAVENLMSSMALAGEPCSERGAKEALEAIGLKRLVHRLPSKVLSQGQKRRVALARLWLSTRPLWLLDEPFTSLDAASTTVVTQRLHAHLQREGLVVVVTHQEIALPSERLQQLRLAG, translated from the coding sequence ATGCTGCAAGCTGTTGGACTGAGTTGCCGTCGGGGAGAACGCCGACTGTTTTCGGATCTCAATGTGCAGGTTGAGCGGGGGAAGCTGTTGGCAGTCGTGGGGGAGAACGGGAGCGGAAAGACCAGTTTGCTCCGTATCTTCTCGAGTTTATTGCCGCCTGAAGACGGTTCAGTGCGATGGGAGGGGCAGGATATTCAGCAGCTGAAAGAACTCTACTCCGGGCAGCTGATGTATCTCGGGCACCTCAACGGAATCAAGGACGATCTCACGGCGGTTGAAAATTTGATGAGTTCGATGGCGCTTGCCGGGGAGCCCTGTTCGGAGCGTGGGGCGAAGGAGGCGTTAGAGGCGATCGGGCTGAAGCGGCTGGTCCATCGCTTGCCCTCTAAAGTGCTCTCCCAAGGGCAAAAACGTCGAGTCGCGTTGGCCAGGTTGTGGCTGTCGACGCGCCCGCTCTGGCTTTTGGACGAACCGTTCACGTCGCTCGATGCGGCATCAACCACGGTGGTGACGCAACGGCTTCATGCCCATTTGCAACGGGAGGGGTTGGTGGTCGTCGTCACCCATCAGGAGATTGCGCTTCCCTCGGAGCGGCTGCAACAGCTGAGGCTGGCTGGATGA
- the ccmC gene encoding heme ABC transporter permease CcmC: MIWSKYSAPQAFYPLAGRLIPWFAAVAVILMVVGLYMGFFVAPTDFQQGESYRIIFVHVPAAWMSMFLYVVMAIWAGVGMGLNARLSFMMAQAIAPTGAMFTFLALLTGAMWGKPTWGAWWVWDARLTSELILLFQYAGVMLLRTSIDDVRRADRSSAVFALVGVVNVPIIYYSVQWWNTLHQGASVSMATGSKMAATMLMAMLIMTIAFWMYSIAVILARVRCVMDERESLPTWDEKPAAMPEAMEAR, encoded by the coding sequence GTGATTTGGTCGAAGTATTCAGCCCCTCAAGCGTTTTATCCCCTGGCAGGCCGCCTCATCCCCTGGTTTGCAGCGGTGGCCGTCATCTTGATGGTCGTTGGCCTCTATATGGGGTTCTTTGTGGCACCGACTGATTTTCAGCAGGGGGAATCCTATCGGATTATCTTTGTGCATGTTCCGGCTGCCTGGATGTCGATGTTTCTGTACGTGGTGATGGCCATCTGGGCCGGCGTCGGAATGGGGCTCAATGCCAGACTGTCCTTCATGATGGCGCAAGCGATCGCGCCTACCGGAGCGATGTTTACTTTTTTAGCCTTGTTGACGGGAGCCATGTGGGGGAAGCCAACCTGGGGAGCTTGGTGGGTCTGGGACGCTCGATTGACGTCGGAACTGATCCTCTTGTTCCAGTATGCGGGGGTCATGTTGCTCCGGACCTCGATCGATGACGTGCGCCGTGCAGATCGTTCAAGCGCGGTGTTTGCCCTGGTTGGGGTCGTCAATGTGCCGATCATCTATTATTCTGTTCAATGGTGGAACACCTTGCACCAAGGGGCTTCCGTGAGTATGGCGACGGGTTCGAAAATGGCGGCGACCATGCTGATGGCCATGCTCATTATGACGATCGCCTTTTGGATGTACAGTATCGCAGTGATCCTTGCTCGGGTCCGCTGTGTTATGGATGAGCGGGAGTCTCTGCCGACTTGGGATGAAAAACCAGCGGCGATGCCTGAAGCAATGGAGGCGCGCTGA
- a CDS encoding MarR family transcriptional regulator: MRLVTLLRESRSTTSGEWRVCLRWLNAYRGELSDLGVTPAQARAVLYLQRNPDNSIQQCAVVFGIAGSTMGQLARGLHQKGWVIKQRSPQDDRSMLLALTPKGHILAWLLHKQLNARLPLTAKAS; the protein is encoded by the coding sequence ATGAGGCTTGTGACGCTGCTCCGAGAATCACGATCGACGACGTCAGGAGAATGGCGAGTGTGCTTGAGGTGGTTGAATGCCTATCGAGGGGAACTGTCTGACCTTGGAGTCACTCCAGCTCAGGCCCGTGCCGTGCTCTATCTTCAACGAAATCCCGACAATTCTATCCAGCAGTGTGCGGTGGTGTTTGGTATCGCCGGCTCAACAATGGGTCAACTGGCTCGTGGTTTACACCAGAAGGGATGGGTTATCAAACAGCGTTCGCCGCAAGACGATCGCTCCATGCTGCTTGCACTGACCCCGAAAGGCCACATACTGGCCTGGCTGCTTCACAAACAGCTCAATGCGCGGCTCCCACTCACAGCAAAAGCGTCCTAA
- a CDS encoding DsbE family thiol:disulfide interchange protein yields the protein MNRFLLPLSIFIVVLVFLGIGLKLNPREIPSPLVGKAAPDFSQPQLLEPTKVFSPADMKGKVWLLNFWASWCSGCKTEHPVLMELAKSGEVPIYGMDYKDQRDEAMTWLSRWGNPYPVVGVDDAGRVGINYGVYGVPETYVIDKQGVIQYKQIGPLDSETVEKKIIPLVKQLEAQ from the coding sequence ATGAACCGATTTCTCCTGCCGCTGTCCATTTTCATTGTCGTCCTTGTGTTTCTCGGGATTGGACTGAAGCTCAATCCTCGAGAAATTCCCTCTCCCCTCGTCGGGAAGGCCGCGCCGGATTTTTCTCAACCACAGCTGCTGGAGCCAACCAAAGTATTTTCTCCGGCGGATATGAAGGGGAAGGTCTGGTTGCTCAACTTTTGGGCTTCGTGGTGCAGTGGGTGCAAGACGGAGCATCCGGTCCTCATGGAGCTGGCGAAGTCCGGTGAAGTGCCGATCTACGGCATGGATTATAAGGATCAACGAGATGAAGCGATGACCTGGTTGAGCCGGTGGGGCAATCCCTATCCTGTCGTGGGCGTGGATGACGCCGGCCGGGTTGGGATCAACTACGGAGTGTACGGAGTCCCAGAGACTTACGTCATCGACAAGCAAGGCGTCATTCAGTACAAGCAAATTGGTCCATTGGATTCTGAAACAGTTGAGAAGAAGATCATTCCCCTCGTTAAGCAGCTTGAAGCACAATGA
- the ccmD gene encoding heme exporter protein CcmD, whose product MQWGSASEFFAMGGYGLYVWTSFVATALCMAWEVLALWRRRAAARAEQRAALLGGTDETAA is encoded by the coding sequence ATGCAGTGGGGGAGCGCATCGGAGTTTTTTGCAATGGGAGGCTATGGCCTCTATGTCTGGACCTCGTTTGTCGCTACGGCTTTGTGCATGGCATGGGAAGTGTTGGCCCTGTGGCGACGACGGGCGGCGGCGCGCGCCGAACAGCGTGCTGCGTTGTTGGGAGGCACGGATGAAACCGCGGCATAA